DNA from Artemia franciscana chromosome 8, ASM3288406v1, whole genome shotgun sequence:
TGGCACCAAATGGCTTagtttttctgtcattttcacttgacctgggaaaattggctccaccTTTGTCGCTcctggattttgacgaaattacggcAATGCTACTAATACTCTTTTTGAATCTTTTGTATGATTCATCTTACAAATAGGAAAAATAGCGTTCCCAGTGAATTATTCAGTAAATCTTCACTCTGATTAATTAATCATATGCTCAGCACTTGAAAGTTGGAACAATATTCAACTTGTTAATTATGAATGAGATATATAATTGGTGCTGTAATCATGAGTAATTCTGATTTTATCCACAAATGTGACTATAACCGAGGGGCGCCGACTTTCAAAAATCACGTAAACCAGGTACTGCATGGCAAAAGTGTAGTAAGTGTTGCGAGAACTGTGCCATGAGTAGTGGAACTTCGCCATAAGAGGACTTAGTGAGAATGATCGTAAGTGGTTAACGGCCGTAAATTGTGCTTCTAATTTCTCTGTATAGCACTAACTATACGCTACCTTTCAAGCTGATTACGTCTGCCCAGGCCACCATGTCATCAAGCTTGTTCTGGGCATCTTCAGGTTCTGAGAGGAGGCCAACATCCTCTGCATAATAGGTCAGCAAGTAAAATATTCTGTTAGATCTGAACTCCTGGAtgacagaaaattttcaaacaaccAATTGATGCAGTAGTTGAGCAGATTCAGAGAGAGAATGCACTCGTGTTTTGCTTCAAACTCAGCAAGTCTATTTCTTCGCCACTGACGAGACACAGTATGTCTTTCAATAAGCTTTAGAAGCATTCCGTCATTCTCTAGgtcttttcaaagtttccagCAAGTGACAGTCAAAGACGGTTATGAAGTCGGGGAACATCAAGATCGGGAAGAGGCTGAGCCTTTCAAACTTCTAGATAATGAGGCGAAGAGCAAATATGTTTTCATTACAGCTTCTAACGTGTCGAAAACTGGCGTGATTCCTCGAGCTCTTTCTTCCCTTGTCCTTTCTCATGACCCCGAACATTGAAATCGCAATATCTATGAGACTTATTCCGCTGTAATTTGACGTTTActttcatcttcttttttttttatagaaagggatAATGACTGATATCTTCCAAACTTTTGGAAAAGAATTAGTCTACCATGcctaaattttatatctgtcaAGTAGTCTCAAGAAAATGACAGGTTTCAGGGGATGGTCAGTCCTGGTTAAGCAGGCCATATACAAAACAATCTTTGCTGAACAAATGTAAATTGAATGTCCCTTCACAAAAACAACTACAATAAGCAAAAGTAACATCTAACCTGTCATGGGGCACTAATAACTTCTCGGACTTCTTATAGGgcaaacatgttttttcattCCATGCATTCATCTTTCCCAAATAAATTATGAGACTTTTatccttttctttcttaaacAGACACGAGACTCAAAAGTTAGCAGCCTATTGTCCCAAAACAGCCCGCGTACAATTTTTAGCCCAAAAcaactttattattctttaacaCAAAGAGcctataaaaattatatcacAGATCTCCGCAAACATGGCGTAACATTCAAAAAATTGTACGCCTCATTCACTTGTGGAGAAGAGAGCGGGAGTGAATCAGAAGAGACACATAGGTACCGGTCGGCCTATAGGCCTTAAACTCCTGAGGACAGGCAGCTCAAGTACCCACACTTCCCACAAAACATcataagaaataagaaatttaatagCAAGAATCCATTGTAAGCTGATTGGAGGATATTTTTACTAGGGCAGAGGGACCATTTTAACAATAATTTGAATAGGAAGCGCcaggaaattcaagaaaaaataggATTCCGGGAGGGGAAGGAGGACCTCGAGCCTTCCCTGGATACATATATATCGAGTTTATGCACTTGTCTAATTCAttgtaaaatcaattttaaaggATTTTTGGATGACCAACAGCCCCCCCaccaataaaaacaacaacaataattaTGTTGGTGGTTTCACGCTATACACGGTTCGAATCACAATCTAAAACAGTGTGGGCAGAAGGATCTCAAGTTTTATGtgaatttgccccccccccaccctcgcAAAATAAGAACGGACAAACTAAGGAAGACAATATTGAGAATACTTCATTTcgagaaaaaggagaaaacttGTCATTTTTTAGTAGAAATTTATTGTGAATCACAAGAAACCTGAAAATGGGAAAAAGCATGgtacaaagagaaattaaaatcctATCTTATTCCAAATCACTATCAACGAAAAGAGATTCATCGCCCAGAGTTCCCTATAGCACTGTCTCAACTGGCACATTAATGGTCATAAGATTTTGGCATTCGATCTTCAACGGAAATTAATACTTCACTGATTGTTTTGACCTGGTCGACGTTTTCTTCGCTTTACAGGGGATTAGGAGCAGGAACTATCttgatcaaaatataaaaaatattaatgatagACCTTCATTTAAGAGTGTAATTAAGGacatgcttttttatttaaggatTGATTAAATTAGCAATTATTGCCTCTCAGGGTATGAATAGAATAGTTTAGATTTGAtgaacattttttattattgtgtttttGGCGTTGGTTAGGAAGtgttttacaaactttttttagtgtatttttgccacccctttggacttttttttacttcttggtGTGACCGTTAAACTATACTAGGTATCtatcataatattttttccctCTCTCTATGGATTCTATACCTTCTGAAACTTGTACAAACATTACAAAGAGCAGATTTCACCTTACCTCAATTCATCTATAAGCTGATAAGAAGAGAGCAAACCTTTCTATACTTCTGAATCAATAGCCAATCAGAAACTACAACCGGGTATTGCTTCAATACTATGAGGGATAAAAAAACGGAAGGCATTCTTTTTTACCGTTATTCGCCTTATTTATGGTATTGTCCACAAATGAAGGATTCTATTTACATTATTCTTCACTTAAGAAAAATCGCTACACCTTAAATCCTAAAGAGGTAGGGGCATGCTTCCATTTAACACATAATGGTTGACTTTACCTAGAGTTCAgaaataataaactttaaatttgaagttttatgCAGTAAAAGGATGTACATTtagtagaaaaattgaaagttgaCCCCTCTCTAGCTCAAATAATAATGACACAAGTATAGAGCAGATAATACGcgtaaaaaaaactcaactgataccaaacacctgtttttccagaaaaagtttatttttaagatataaGAAGAACAAAATCTACTGCACATAAAAATATGACGTTTcagattttaattatatatattttaaaaacaaaggatTTCAATTAGTACCTTGTTATGGACCTTAATTATGCACTCTCAATCTCGATGCATCGTTTGAATGGTAGGTATAATAAAGAACAGACTCGCCTCAACGATTAATACCACTGTGGTCCACCCTGATAATATTGATTTCTAGAATGTTCCCTAGGTTGTTGGTACCCACCCCGATTAAATGCACTTCTTGGCCCTCCTCTGAGGGGGTTATAGCCACCCCTTGCGTTTTCTGAGAGGAATCTTGCATTATTCACTATTTGATCATTGGGGTTCCACTGGTGAATACTAGGGCTTTGGAAACTCGATGGCCCTCCCTTTCCCCACTCTGATTTTCTTGACCCACTTGCAAATCCTATATTCCTTCCCCTTTCATTTTGTGACTGGAATCCTGTATTATTCACTATTTTCTCATTGGGGTTCCACTGCTGAACACTAGGGCTTTGGAACCTAGATGGCACTCCCGTTCCCCACTCTGATTTTCTTGACCCACTTCCAAATCCTATATTCCTTCCCCTTTCATTTTGTGACTGGAATCCTGTATTATTCACTATTTTCTCATTGGGGTTCCACTGCTGAACACTAGGGCTTTGGAAACTCGAAGGCACTCCCTTTCCCCACTCTGATTTTCTTGATCCACTTGCAAATTCTATATTCCTTCCCCTTTCATTCTGTGACTGGAATCCTGCATTGCTCACTATTTTCTCATTGGGGTTCCAGTGGTGCACACTAGGCTTTTGTAAACTCGATGGTACTCTCATCCCCCCTTCTGGTTTTCTTGACCCAATTGTTGGGACACTTGACTGGAATCCCCTATTGTCCCctggttttttatttgatttcaattgGCTGACGTTAGTTTTTTCCATGATCTGAGGAGTCTCTTCTTTTTCAGCCTCTTTTTTAAGCTTTCCTTTTTGTAATGATTCTATAGTTTCTTCGATCCGA
Protein-coding regions in this window:
- the LOC136030525 gene encoding uncharacterized protein LOC136030525 gives rise to the protein MVKKRKNQSLNLETQSQSQAMINNQPVNERSTELNPIKSKKKKDYLSVKILTGNAVQGINNKTALLRLNYLYQLQDHIALDSQVLNLAYGKQLTMVKNKSRAMFSPQLRRTICKGCCSKLIQGSTATVKWKTSKRTPKFNRVTCQICQKTQIYPWNPGKKNRIEETIESLQKGKLKKEAEKEETPQIMEKTNVSQLKSNKKPGDNRGFQSSVPTIGSRKPEGGMRVPSSLQKPSVHHWNPNEKIVSNAGFQSQNERGRNIEFASGSRKSEWGKGVPSSFQSPSVQQWNPNEKIVNNTGFQSQNERGRNIGFGSGSRKSEWGTGVPSRFQSPSVQQWNPNEKIVNNTGFQSQNERGRNIGFASGSRKSEWGKGGPSSFQSPSIHQWNPNDQIVNNARFLSENARGGYNPLRGGPRSAFNRGGYQQPREHSRNQYYQGGPQWY